A genomic region of Streptomyces sp. NBC_00247 contains the following coding sequences:
- a CDS encoding riboflavin synthase, whose amino-acid sequence MFTGIVEELGEVTAVEVLDDASRFRLRGPVVTEGAKHGDSIAVNGVCLTVVETGENEFTADVMAETLKRSSLGALTAGSRVNLERPMALGGRLGGHIVQGHVDGTGHIVSRTPSENWEIVKVSLPAELTRYVVEKGSITVDGVSLTVVDAGRDHFTISLIPTTLALTTLGLKQPGDPVNLEVDVIAKYVERLLGDRTANPGDTYLRNQSDTDEESAK is encoded by the coding sequence GTGTTCACCGGAATTGTCGAAGAACTGGGTGAGGTCACCGCCGTCGAGGTACTCGACGACGCCTCCCGCTTCCGGCTGCGCGGCCCCGTCGTCACCGAGGGCGCCAAGCACGGCGATTCGATCGCCGTCAACGGCGTGTGCCTGACGGTCGTGGAGACCGGTGAGAACGAGTTCACCGCCGACGTCATGGCCGAGACGCTGAAGCGCTCCAGCCTCGGAGCCCTCACCGCCGGCTCCCGGGTCAACCTGGAGCGGCCGATGGCGCTCGGCGGCCGGCTCGGCGGCCACATCGTGCAGGGGCACGTGGACGGCACCGGACACATCGTCTCCCGCACCCCCTCGGAGAACTGGGAGATCGTCAAGGTCTCGCTGCCCGCCGAACTGACCCGGTACGTGGTGGAGAAGGGCTCGATCACCGTCGACGGAGTGAGCCTCACCGTCGTCGACGCGGGCAGGGACCACTTCACCATCAGCCTCATCCCCACCACCCTCGCGCTGACCACGCTCGGCCTCAAGCAGCCCGGCGACCCGGTCAACCTGGAGGTGGACGTCATCGCCAAGTACGTCGAGCGGCTGCTCGGCGACCGCACCGCCAACCCGGGCGACACCTACCTCCGCAACCAGAGCGACACCGACGAGGAGAGCGCGAAGTGA
- the pnuC gene encoding nicotinamide riboside transporter PnuC encodes MNVADWLNSEAFTVLDQHIKWSDMIGNTIGLIALALGWKRSVLTWPAQLLSGAILLFAFASAHLSGSAGKQVVVIVVSLLGWYSWTRGRQQAQDGSIAVRFATWRERGVLLAGAVVGTLAVGGLFTAFPELSWDPWPDAYVFVGTVVAMYAQARGMVEFWFAWLLVDLVGVPLNFANGFAFSGFVYVIYGALVLWGMRDWWLRTRTPGLEGATA; translated from the coding sequence GTGAACGTGGCCGACTGGCTCAACTCCGAGGCGTTCACCGTCCTCGACCAGCACATCAAGTGGTCGGACATGATCGGCAACACGATCGGTCTGATAGCCCTGGCCCTCGGCTGGAAGCGGTCCGTGCTGACCTGGCCCGCGCAGCTCCTGTCCGGCGCCATCCTGCTCTTCGCCTTCGCCTCCGCCCACCTGTCGGGCAGCGCGGGCAAGCAGGTCGTGGTCATCGTCGTCTCCCTGCTCGGCTGGTACTCCTGGACCCGCGGCAGGCAGCAGGCGCAGGACGGCTCCATAGCCGTACGGTTCGCCACCTGGCGCGAACGCGGCGTACTGCTCGCGGGCGCGGTCGTCGGTACCCTCGCCGTCGGCGGCCTGTTCACCGCCTTCCCCGAACTCTCCTGGGACCCGTGGCCGGACGCGTACGTCTTCGTCGGCACCGTCGTCGCGATGTACGCCCAGGCGCGCGGCATGGTCGAGTTCTGGTTCGCCTGGCTGCTGGTCGACCTGGTCGGCGTCCCGCTGAACTTCGCCAACGGCTTCGCCTTCTCCGGCTTCGTCTACGTCATCTACGGCGCCCTGGTCCTGTGGGGCATGCGCGACTGGTGGCTGCGTACCCGCACCCCCGGTCTGGAAGGAGCCACGGCATGA
- a CDS encoding bifunctional 3,4-dihydroxy-2-butanone-4-phosphate synthase/GTP cyclohydrolase II, which yields MTAQPPTPTPHDRELALDPVEQAIRDIAAGRPVVVVDDEDRENEGDLVIAAEKATPEVIAFMMSECRGLICAPMEADELDRLELPQMVQHNTESMRTAFTVSVDASAAYGVTTGISAADRATTLRMLAGGTAGPGDFVRPGHVFPLRARAGGVLVRNGHTEAAVDLARLAGLRPAGAIVEIAGEDGVMLRLPELVPFARKHGLTIISIEDLIAYRRSAEPTVRREAEVRLPTAFGDFTAYGYRSVTDGVEHVALVHGDIGDGEDVLVRIHSECLTGDIFQSQRCDCGPQLQASMERVTGEGRGVVVYLRGHEGRGIGLLQKLRAYELQERGSDTLDANLELGLPADARDYAAGARILRDLGVHSLRLMTNNPDKTAAVVRHGLVVNGREPMPVQAGEHNLRYLRTKRDRMGHDLPWLDGVPASTCGNQ from the coding sequence ATGACAGCCCAGCCCCCCACCCCGACGCCCCACGACCGTGAACTCGCGCTCGACCCCGTCGAGCAGGCGATCCGTGACATCGCCGCCGGCCGCCCCGTTGTGGTCGTCGACGACGAGGACCGCGAGAACGAGGGCGACCTCGTCATCGCCGCCGAGAAGGCCACGCCCGAAGTCATCGCGTTCATGATGAGCGAGTGCCGCGGCCTGATCTGCGCTCCCATGGAGGCCGACGAGCTCGACCGGCTCGAACTCCCGCAGATGGTCCAGCACAACACCGAGTCGATGAGGACCGCCTTCACGGTCTCGGTGGACGCCTCCGCCGCGTACGGCGTCACCACCGGCATCTCCGCCGCCGACCGGGCCACCACCCTGCGGATGCTCGCGGGCGGCACGGCCGGCCCCGGCGACTTCGTCCGGCCCGGCCACGTCTTCCCGCTGCGCGCCCGCGCCGGCGGCGTACTCGTCCGCAACGGCCACACCGAGGCCGCCGTCGACCTCGCCCGGCTCGCCGGGCTGCGCCCGGCCGGCGCGATCGTCGAGATCGCGGGCGAGGACGGTGTCATGCTGCGACTGCCCGAACTCGTCCCGTTCGCCCGCAAGCACGGCCTCACGATCATCTCCATCGAGGACCTGATCGCCTACCGCCGCAGCGCGGAACCGACCGTCCGGCGCGAGGCCGAGGTACGGCTGCCGACCGCCTTCGGCGACTTCACCGCGTACGGCTACCGCTCCGTGACCGACGGCGTCGAACACGTCGCCCTGGTGCACGGGGACATCGGCGACGGCGAGGACGTCCTCGTCCGCATCCACTCCGAGTGCCTGACCGGCGACATCTTCCAGTCCCAGCGCTGCGACTGCGGCCCCCAGCTCCAGGCATCCATGGAGCGGGTGACCGGCGAGGGCCGGGGCGTCGTCGTCTACCTCCGCGGCCACGAGGGCCGGGGCATCGGCCTGCTCCAGAAGCTGCGCGCGTACGAACTCCAGGAGCGCGGCTCCGACACCCTCGACGCCAACCTGGAGCTCGGCCTGCCCGCCGACGCCCGCGACTACGCCGCCGGCGCCCGGATACTGCGGGACCTCGGGGTGCACAGCCTCCGGCTGATGACCAACAACCCCGACAAGACCGCCGCCGTCGTCCGGCACGGCCTCGTCGTCAACGGCCGCGAGCCGATGCCCGTCCAGGCCGGCGAGCACAACCTGCGCTACCTGCGCACCAAGCGCGACCGGATGGGGCACGACCTGCCGTGGCTCGACGGCGTACCCGCCTCGACCTGCGGCAACCAGTGA
- the ribH gene encoding 6,7-dimethyl-8-ribityllumazine synthase produces the protein MSGKGAPELSVSNCEDLRVAVVAAQWHEKVMDGLVDGALRALGELGIQEPTLLRVPGSFELPVVAKVLAGRGYDAVVALGVIIRGGTPHFEYVSQGVTAGLTQVTVDTGVPVGFGVLTCDTEEQALDRAGLEGSSEDKGHEAVTAAVATATTLRTVSEPWR, from the coding sequence ATGAGCGGCAAGGGCGCACCCGAACTGTCCGTGAGCAACTGCGAGGACCTCCGTGTGGCGGTCGTCGCCGCACAGTGGCACGAGAAGGTCATGGACGGACTCGTCGACGGCGCCCTGCGCGCGCTCGGCGAACTCGGCATCCAGGAACCCACCCTGCTCCGCGTCCCGGGCAGCTTCGAACTGCCGGTCGTCGCGAAGGTCCTCGCCGGACGCGGCTACGACGCGGTCGTCGCCCTCGGCGTGATCATCCGCGGCGGCACCCCGCACTTCGAGTACGTCTCCCAGGGGGTCACCGCCGGACTCACCCAGGTCACCGTCGACACCGGCGTCCCCGTCGGATTCGGCGTCCTCACCTGCGACACCGAGGAGCAGGCGCTGGACCGGGCCGGCCTGGAAGGATCTTCCGAGGACAAGGGCCACGAAGCGGTCACCGCCGCCGTCGCCACCGCCACCACGCTGCGAACCGTCAGCGAACCCTGGCGCTGA
- a CDS encoding phosphoribosyl-ATP diphosphatase: MANKTFEELFAELTLKAADGDPSTSRTAELVGKGVHAIGKKVVEEAAEVWMAAEYEGKEAAAEEISQLLYHVQVMMVARGISLDDVYSHL; the protein is encoded by the coding sequence ATGGCCAACAAAACCTTCGAAGAACTCTTCGCCGAGCTGACGCTCAAGGCCGCGGACGGCGACCCCTCCACCTCGCGCACCGCCGAACTGGTGGGCAAGGGGGTCCATGCCATCGGCAAGAAGGTCGTCGAGGAGGCCGCCGAGGTCTGGATGGCCGCCGAGTACGAGGGCAAGGAAGCAGCGGCCGAGGAGATCTCGCAGCTGCTCTACCACGTCCAGGTGATGATGGTCGCTCGCGGGATCTCCCTCGACGACGTCTACTCCCACCTCTGA
- the hisG gene encoding ATP phosphoribosyltransferase, with protein MLRIAIPNKGSLSGPAMAMLHEAGYQQRKESKELVLVDPVNEVEFFYLRPRDIAIYVSSGRLDIGITGRDLLLDSGADAEEILQLGFARSTFRYATRPGTAEGPKDFDGMTIATSYEGIVAKHLADNGVSASVVHLDGAVETAIELGVAQIIADVVETGTSLRNAGLEVIGEPIMKSEAVVIRRTGADAEEPKVQQFLRRLQGVLVARTYVMMDYDCRVEHLERAVALTPGLESPTVSPLHHEGWVAVRSMVASREAQRIMDDLYELGARAILTTAIHACRL; from the coding sequence ATGCTGCGCATCGCCATCCCCAACAAGGGTTCACTCTCCGGGCCTGCGATGGCGATGCTCCATGAGGCCGGATACCAGCAGCGCAAGGAGTCGAAGGAACTCGTTCTCGTCGACCCCGTCAACGAGGTCGAGTTCTTCTACCTGCGTCCCCGGGACATCGCGATCTACGTGAGCTCCGGCCGTCTCGACATCGGCATCACCGGCCGCGACCTGCTGCTCGACTCCGGGGCCGACGCCGAGGAGATCCTCCAGCTCGGCTTCGCCCGCTCGACCTTCCGGTACGCCACCAGGCCCGGTACCGCCGAGGGCCCGAAGGACTTCGACGGCATGACGATCGCCACCTCCTACGAGGGCATCGTCGCCAAGCACCTCGCCGACAACGGCGTCAGCGCCTCCGTCGTCCACCTCGACGGGGCGGTCGAGACCGCCATCGAACTCGGGGTCGCCCAGATCATCGCCGACGTCGTGGAGACCGGCACCAGCCTGCGCAACGCCGGGCTGGAGGTGATCGGCGAGCCGATCATGAAGTCCGAGGCCGTCGTCATCCGCCGCACCGGAGCCGACGCCGAGGAGCCCAAGGTCCAGCAGTTCCTCCGCCGTCTCCAGGGCGTCCTGGTCGCCCGGACGTACGTGATGATGGACTACGACTGCCGCGTCGAGCACCTGGAGCGCGCGGTCGCCCTCACCCCGGGCCTGGAATCTCCGACCGTCTCCCCGCTGCACCACGAGGGCTGGGTCGCCGTCCGCTCGATGGTCGCCTCCCGCGAGGCGCAGCGGATCATGGACGACCTGTACGAGCTCGGCGCCCGCGCCATCCTGACCACGGCGATCCACGCCTGCCGGCTCTGA
- a CDS encoding PH domain-containing protein: MSAPAPRTEAPVLPVTFRPGLTRLVLLTIALALFAVITAVALMLESLGPGDRVTFILCAALFAGVLVLLARPKIVADEDGLTVVNVTRTRRLAWEQVLQVNLRVGDPWLFLGLSDGTSLPALGIQPGLSKQRAVRDAGELRRLVAARSSGVEAD; the protein is encoded by the coding sequence ATGTCCGCCCCAGCTCCCCGGACCGAAGCCCCCGTTCTCCCGGTCACGTTCCGGCCGGGACTCACCCGGCTGGTCCTGCTCACCATCGCCCTGGCGCTCTTCGCCGTCATCACCGCCGTGGCGCTGATGCTGGAGAGCCTCGGTCCGGGGGACCGGGTCACCTTCATCCTCTGCGCGGCGCTCTTCGCCGGGGTGCTGGTCCTGCTCGCCCGGCCGAAGATCGTCGCCGACGAGGACGGGCTGACTGTCGTCAATGTCACCCGGACCCGGCGGCTCGCCTGGGAGCAGGTCCTCCAGGTCAACCTGAGGGTCGGCGATCCCTGGCTCTTCCTCGGCCTCAGCGACGGCACCAGCCTGCCCGCTCTCGGTATCCAGCCCGGTCTCTCCAAGCAGAGGGCCGTACGGGACGCCGGAGAACTGCGCCGGCTCGTCGCGGCACGCTCCAGCGGCGTCGAAGCCGACTGA
- a CDS encoding hemolysin family protein, whose amino-acid sequence MTTPLLLLIAAFLLILANGFFVAAEFGLVTVERPEAERAAEEGDRRARTVVDALRELSFQLSGTQLGITITSLVVGMLAEPALAQLFTGPLTATGLPSGAVPTISVVIGMLLASAVQMVIGELVPKNWAVSKPLQVARFVAGPQHRFTMAFRPVITALNTLANRLVRLLGVEPTDELASARTPGELVSLARHSAEAGTLEQDTADLFVRTLSLGGLTAQHVMTPRVRVSALQSTATAADVLNLTRATGLSRFPVYRERIDEVVGMVHLKDALAVPAADRLRTPAGRIAVPPLLVPESLPVEQLLQRLRNEQPIAVVVDEYGGTAGVVTLEDIIEELVGEVRDEHDAEGADRPELVPVTGEDGRPAWDADGSCRVLSLRRIGLDVPDGPYETVAGLVADLLGRIPAPGDRTQLPGWRISVRQVGHYRAEQVRFVRTSDVSGQPGGTDRPDDALDGARPTAPGRTLQEASR is encoded by the coding sequence ATGACCACCCCCCTGCTGCTGCTCATCGCGGCATTCCTTCTCATCCTGGCCAACGGCTTCTTCGTGGCGGCCGAATTCGGCCTCGTCACCGTCGAGAGGCCCGAGGCCGAACGCGCCGCCGAGGAAGGTGACCGGCGCGCGCGCACGGTCGTCGACGCGCTGCGCGAACTCTCCTTCCAGCTGTCCGGCACCCAGCTGGGCATCACCATCACCTCGCTGGTCGTCGGCATGCTCGCCGAACCCGCGCTCGCCCAGCTCTTCACCGGACCGCTCACCGCCACCGGCCTGCCCTCCGGGGCCGTACCCACCATCAGCGTGGTGATCGGCATGCTGCTCGCCTCCGCCGTGCAGATGGTCATCGGCGAGCTGGTGCCCAAGAACTGGGCCGTCTCCAAGCCCCTCCAGGTGGCCCGGTTCGTCGCCGGACCCCAGCACCGCTTCACCATGGCGTTCCGCCCGGTGATCACGGCGCTGAACACGCTCGCCAACCGGCTGGTCCGGCTGCTGGGCGTCGAGCCCACCGACGAACTCGCCTCCGCCCGCACCCCGGGCGAGCTGGTCTCGCTGGCCCGGCACTCCGCGGAGGCCGGCACCCTGGAACAGGACACCGCCGACCTCTTCGTACGGACCCTGTCGCTCGGCGGTCTCACCGCCCAGCACGTCATGACCCCCCGGGTCCGGGTCAGCGCCCTCCAGTCCACCGCCACCGCGGCCGACGTCCTCAACCTGACCCGCGCCACCGGCCTCTCCCGCTTCCCGGTCTACCGGGAACGCATCGACGAGGTCGTCGGCATGGTCCACCTCAAGGACGCCCTCGCGGTCCCGGCCGCCGACCGGCTGCGCACCCCGGCCGGCCGGATCGCCGTCCCGCCGCTGCTGGTCCCCGAGTCCCTGCCCGTCGAACAACTGCTCCAGCGGCTCCGCAACGAGCAGCCGATAGCCGTCGTCGTCGACGAGTACGGCGGTACCGCCGGTGTCGTCACGCTGGAGGACATCATCGAGGAACTCGTCGGCGAGGTCCGCGACGAGCACGACGCCGAAGGCGCCGACCGGCCCGAGCTGGTCCCCGTCACCGGCGAGGACGGCCGTCCCGCCTGGGACGCGGACGGCAGCTGCCGAGTCCTCAGCCTCCGCCGGATAGGCCTCGACGTACCCGACGGCCCGTACGAGACCGTCGCCGGACTCGTCGCCGACCTCCTCGGGCGCATCCCCGCCCCCGGTGACCGCACCCAACTGCCCGGCTGGCGGATCTCCGTCCGCCAGGTCGGCCACTACCGGGCCGAGCAGGTCCGCTTCGTCCGCACCTCGGACGTGTCCGGACAGCCGGGCGGCACGGACCGTCCGGATGACGCCCTGGACGGCGCCCGCCCCACGGCCCCGGGCCGCACCTTGCAGGAGGCCTCCCGATGA
- a CDS encoding hemolysin family protein, translating into MSLVQLFFAGLLVLANGFFVGAEFALVSVRRSQVEPLAASGSARARQVLYGLENLPQMMAAAQFGITVCSLTLGAVAEPTVAHLLEPVFHAAHVPEGFVHPLGYALALVSVVVLHLVIGEMVPKNLAMAAPEKTALWLSPALVGFARLFRPVTAALGACAKLVLKLFRVEPKDEVEAVFTSEQLNRLVEDSGQAGLLEPEAQERLEDALELGSRPVTDVLLENGSLVTVDPSVTPRRVEELTVRTGFSRFPVRAERGGPFMGYLHVKDVLDLEDGERAVPQHVWRPMATVRAELPLDDALTVMRRAATHLAQVADAQGKVLGLVALEDVLETLVGEVRDPAHRVSVPRRTVDVPPEHHPHEPKAMADIG; encoded by the coding sequence ATGAGCCTGGTCCAGCTGTTCTTCGCCGGACTCCTCGTCCTCGCGAACGGCTTCTTCGTCGGCGCCGAGTTCGCACTCGTCTCGGTCCGCCGCAGCCAGGTCGAACCGCTCGCCGCGAGCGGATCGGCCCGCGCCCGTCAGGTGCTGTACGGCCTGGAGAACCTCCCGCAGATGATGGCCGCCGCACAGTTCGGCATCACCGTCTGCTCGCTCACCCTGGGCGCCGTCGCCGAACCGACCGTCGCCCACCTCCTGGAACCCGTCTTCCACGCGGCCCACGTGCCCGAAGGGTTCGTCCACCCGCTCGGCTACGCCCTCGCCCTCGTCTCCGTGGTCGTCCTCCACCTCGTCATCGGTGAGATGGTCCCGAAGAACCTGGCGATGGCCGCCCCGGAGAAGACGGCCCTCTGGCTCAGCCCCGCCCTGGTGGGCTTCGCCCGGCTCTTCCGCCCGGTCACCGCCGCGCTCGGCGCCTGCGCCAAGCTGGTGCTGAAGCTCTTCCGGGTCGAGCCCAAGGACGAGGTCGAAGCCGTCTTCACCAGCGAGCAGCTGAACCGGCTCGTGGAGGACTCCGGCCAGGCCGGGCTCCTGGAGCCCGAGGCACAGGAACGCCTGGAGGACGCACTCGAACTCGGCAGCAGGCCCGTCACCGACGTGCTCCTGGAGAACGGTTCGCTGGTGACGGTCGACCCGTCCGTCACCCCGCGCCGGGTCGAGGAACTCACCGTACGGACCGGATTCTCACGTTTCCCGGTCCGTGCCGAGCGCGGTGGCCCGTTCATGGGCTACCTGCACGTCAAGGACGTCCTCGACCTGGAGGACGGCGAGCGTGCCGTCCCCCAGCACGTCTGGCGCCCGATGGCGACCGTACGGGCCGAACTCCCGCTGGACGACGCCCTCACCGTGATGCGCCGGGCCGCGACCCACCTGGCGCAGGTCGCCGACGCCCAGGGCAAGGTCCTCGGACTCGTCGCCCTGGAGGACGTGCTGGAAACGCTGGTCGGCGAGGTCCGCGACCCCGCCCACCGCGTCTCGGTGCCGCGCCGGACGGTCGACGTCCCCCCGGAGCACCACCCGCACGAGCCGAAGGCCATGGCCGACATCGGCTGA
- a CDS encoding AAA family ATPase, with translation MDIGTQGAHAPAELAWLRGVDAYTMGAYPHAEEEFRTAVRLDPGMADAWLGLHALRIDTTTALLSMYRHRDRFGEQRTRHKRTLNSWYWLGWWVQPVLESPRDLLLAHASHWLDGRHVPELDRALAGLPPVDTDAQVRFLHACRAYLAKDWEQLVRYTERLVDDPLLGIEARLFGGMARVRLEMYGQAEPLLSAALMRCRSEQPQRKELRYWLARAHEGTGRSAAALPLYRAVHRVDPSFMDTSARLAAITDHDGFDDPGGLATAALSGYGADEAGAGSQPDGDALLGTDLVDGRDPWLGGDPLGPAAPVVTTAPEGARVKRAGSGRAGRPVLPAGPSDPALLAEALAELERMVGLDPVKRQVKALSAQLNMARLRAEQGLPVQPPKRHFVFSGPSGTGKTTVARILGRVFYALGLLGGDHLVEAQRSDLVGEFLGQTAVKANELIDSALGGVLFVDEAYSLANSGYSKGDAYGDEALQVLLKRAEDNRDHLVVILAGYPEGMDRLLATNPGLSSRFTSRVDFPSYRPLELTAIGGVLAAANGDLWDEEALDELRSISGHVVDQGWIDELGNGRFLRTLYEKSCAYRDLRLSGYATPPGRADLATLRLADLMQAYGEVLSGRGPVGRGQTEAPGA, from the coding sequence ATGGACATCGGCACGCAGGGCGCGCACGCCCCTGCCGAACTGGCCTGGCTGCGGGGCGTGGACGCCTACACCATGGGCGCGTACCCGCACGCCGAGGAGGAATTCCGGACCGCGGTGCGGCTGGATCCCGGCATGGCGGACGCCTGGCTGGGCCTCCACGCGCTGCGGATCGACACCACCACCGCCCTGCTGAGCATGTACCGGCACCGCGACCGCTTCGGCGAGCAGCGTACCCGGCACAAACGCACACTCAACTCCTGGTACTGGCTCGGCTGGTGGGTGCAGCCGGTGCTGGAGTCGCCGCGCGATCTGCTGCTGGCGCACGCCTCGCACTGGCTGGACGGCCGCCATGTGCCGGAGCTGGACCGCGCGTTGGCGGGTCTCCCCCCGGTGGACACCGACGCGCAGGTGCGATTCCTGCACGCGTGCCGGGCCTATCTCGCCAAGGACTGGGAGCAGCTGGTCCGTTACACCGAGCGGCTCGTCGACGACCCGCTGCTCGGGATCGAGGCGCGGCTCTTCGGCGGGATGGCCCGGGTCCGGCTGGAGATGTACGGGCAGGCCGAACCCCTGCTCTCCGCGGCGCTGATGCGCTGTCGCAGCGAGCAGCCGCAGCGCAAGGAGCTGCGGTACTGGCTGGCGCGGGCGCACGAGGGGACGGGGCGCAGCGCCGCGGCGCTGCCTCTCTACCGTGCGGTGCACCGGGTGGACCCCTCGTTCATGGACACCTCGGCCAGGCTCGCGGCCATCACCGATCACGACGGGTTCGACGATCCCGGCGGGCTCGCCACGGCCGCCCTGAGCGGCTACGGCGCGGACGAGGCGGGCGCCGGGTCCCAGCCGGACGGTGACGCGCTGCTCGGCACGGATCTGGTGGACGGCCGCGACCCGTGGCTGGGCGGCGATCCGCTCGGCCCGGCCGCCCCCGTGGTCACGACCGCCCCGGAGGGCGCGCGCGTCAAGCGGGCCGGGTCCGGACGTGCGGGGCGTCCGGTGCTGCCCGCCGGTCCGAGCGATCCCGCGCTGTTGGCCGAGGCGCTCGCCGAGCTGGAGCGGATGGTCGGGCTCGATCCGGTCAAGCGGCAGGTCAAAGCGCTCTCCGCGCAGCTGAACATGGCGCGGCTCCGGGCCGAGCAGGGGCTTCCCGTCCAGCCGCCCAAGCGGCACTTCGTGTTCTCCGGCCCCTCGGGCACCGGGAAGACGACGGTCGCCCGCATCCTGGGCCGGGTCTTCTACGCCCTGGGCCTCCTCGGCGGCGATCACCTGGTGGAGGCCCAACGCTCTGATCTGGTGGGCGAGTTCCTCGGCCAGACCGCCGTCAAGGCGAATGAGCTGATCGACTCGGCGCTGGGCGGTGTGCTCTTCGTCGACGAGGCGTACAGCCTCGCCAACTCCGGTTACAGCAAGGGCGACGCGTACGGTGACGAGGCGCTCCAGGTCCTGCTGAAGCGGGCGGAGGACAACCGGGACCATCTGGTGGTCATCCTCGCCGGCTATCCGGAGGGCATGGACCGGCTGCTGGCCACCAACCCGGGCCTCTCCTCGCGTTTCACCAGCCGGGTCGACTTCCCGAGCTACCGTCCGCTCGAACTCACCGCGATCGGCGGGGTGCTGGCCGCCGCCAACGGTGACCTCTGGGACGAGGAGGCCCTGGACGAACTCCGCAGCATCAGCGGTCATGTGGTCGACCAGGGGTGGATCGACGAGCTGGGCAACGGCCGCTTCCTGCGCACGCTGTACGAGAAGAGCTGCGCCTACCGGGACCTGCGGCTCTCCGGATACGCGACGCCGCCGGGGCGTGCCGACCTGGCGACGCTGCGGCTGGCGGACCTGATGCAGGCGTACGGCGAGGTGCTCTCCGGCCGGGGGCCGGTGGGTCGCGGCCAGACGGAGGCACCCGGCGCCTGA
- a CDS encoding uridine kinase family protein: MNDLAGRARGLLSLSPSLGPVRLVAIDGHAGSGKSTLATRLAAALGGAPLLRLDDLATHEELFAWTGRLHEQVLLPLSRGQRARYTPYDWTARSFGPERTLDPAPVVLVEGVGAGRRFLRPRLAALWWMELDRELSWERGRRRDGPALSGFWDGWTSAEDEHFAEDPSRPYADALVRQLSDGYEWLRGPHGTSAWGCGITEGEGARSSG, from the coding sequence ATGAACGACCTGGCCGGACGTGCCCGTGGCCTCCTCTCCCTCTCCCCCTCCCTCGGCCCGGTGCGTCTCGTGGCGATCGACGGGCACGCGGGCTCGGGGAAGAGCACTCTGGCGACCCGGCTCGCCGCCGCCCTGGGCGGCGCCCCGCTGCTCCGGCTGGACGATCTGGCCACCCACGAGGAACTGTTCGCCTGGACGGGCCGGCTCCACGAGCAGGTACTGCTGCCGCTGTCGCGCGGGCAGCGGGCGCGCTACACCCCGTACGACTGGACCGCGCGGTCTTTCGGGCCGGAGCGGACTCTGGACCCCGCACCGGTGGTGCTGGTCGAGGGGGTGGGGGCCGGACGCCGGTTCCTGCGGCCCCGATTGGCGGCGCTGTGGTGGATGGAGCTGGACCGCGAGCTCTCCTGGGAGCGGGGCCGGCGACGGGACGGGCCGGCGCTCTCGGGGTTCTGGGACGGCTGGACGTCCGCGGAGGACGAACATTTCGCCGAGGACCCCTCCCGGCCGTACGCGGATGCGCTGGTACGCCAGTTGTCCGATGGTTACGAGTGGCTGAGGGGCCCTCACGGGACCTCGGCATGGGGGTGCGGCATTACGGAGGGTGAAGGCGCCAGGTCATCCGGTTGA